In Pseudomonadota bacterium, a genomic segment contains:
- a CDS encoding methyl-accepting chemotaxis protein — translation MSGLLSLAQHVARLKVLALVAEYRFQGGRIGFFAMLAAHGRTADERAHYARAAAVARARAELAHGAMVGRGPVDGFEDEAVDWSRGHVARSDGLAERVAAFHGTLDAALGLSEGDVPGAVIDYLLDVTDRAGALFGDRYTALLLQMEADLEEVNAARAASSVGAAHQAREAMARIDGISRSVRLISLNAAVEAARVGDAGRGFSVIAAEIKSLAEAIADASRAAGSSMGDLEGLARV, via the coding sequence ATGTCCGGCCTTCTTTCCCTGGCGCAGCATGTCGCGCGGCTCAAGGTGCTCGCCCTCGTGGCGGAGTACCGATTCCAGGGCGGGCGCATCGGCTTTTTCGCGATGCTGGCGGCCCATGGGCGCACGGCAGACGAGCGGGCGCATTACGCGCGCGCCGCCGCCGTGGCCCGGGCGCGGGCCGAGCTCGCCCATGGGGCCATGGTGGGGCGCGGCCCGGTCGACGGGTTCGAGGACGAGGCGGTGGACTGGTCGCGAGGGCACGTGGCGCGCTCCGATGGGCTCGCGGAGCGCGTGGCGGCCTTCCACGGCACGCTCGACGCGGCGCTCGGGCTCTCCGAGGGGGACGTGCCCGGCGCGGTCATCGACTACCTGCTCGATGTCACCGACCGAGCCGGTGCGCTCTTCGGAGATCGCTACACCGCGCTTCTCCTGCAGATGGAGGCCGACCTCGAGGAGGTGAATGCCGCGCGGGCCGCAAGCTCCGTGGGGGCCGCGCACCAGGCGCGGGAGGCCATGGCCCGGATCGACGGGATCAGCCGCTCGGTGCGCCTGATCTCGCTCAACGCCGCCGTGGAGGCCGCGCGGGTGGGTGATGCCGGGCGCGGCTTTTCCGTCATCGCCGCTGAGATCAAATCGCTGGCGGAGGCCATCGCCGATGCCTCCCGCGCGGCGGGGAGCTCCATGGGCGACCTCGAGGGGCTGGCCCGGGTGTGA
- a CDS encoding ABC transporter ATP-binding protein, protein MDKGPLTAADAHLSPAAAAPRHAIEIKGLRKTYAASGQDPAKEALKGVDLKIPAGSVFGLLGPNGAGKSTLINILAGLVTKTAGEVRIWGFDQDRNPRQSRAAIGVMPQELNLDAFFTPRGSLDVQAGLYGVPRRERRTEEILEMVGLSAKADAYARSLSGGMRRRLLLGKALVHRPHILVLDEPTAGVDVELRQMLWGNIRRLNAEEGTTIILTTHYLEEAEEMCDEIAIVGDGSVIAQDSTEALLGRLDTKSMVVRGKGISAVPTLPSGVRGEVKEGALHLSWQRSAVEVADIFEALAHAGIRAADVTTEEPHLEEVFLSLTRKGD, encoded by the coding sequence ATGGATAAAGGCCCCCTCACCGCCGCCGACGCCCATCTCTCTCCTGCCGCGGCCGCACCGCGCCACGCGATCGAGATTAAGGGCTTGCGCAAGACTTATGCCGCCTCCGGGCAGGACCCGGCGAAGGAAGCGCTGAAGGGCGTGGACCTCAAGATCCCGGCGGGATCGGTCTTCGGGCTACTCGGGCCTAACGGGGCTGGCAAATCCACGCTGATCAACATCCTCGCGGGCCTCGTGACGAAGACCGCGGGCGAAGTGCGGATCTGGGGCTTCGACCAGGACCGCAACCCGCGGCAATCACGAGCAGCCATCGGCGTCATGCCCCAGGAGCTCAATCTCGACGCCTTCTTCACCCCGCGCGGCTCGCTCGACGTGCAGGCCGGGCTCTATGGCGTGCCTCGGCGGGAGCGCCGGACCGAGGAGATCCTCGAGATGGTGGGGCTCTCCGCCAAGGCAGACGCCTATGCGCGCTCGCTCTCGGGCGGGATGCGGCGCCGGCTCCTCCTGGGCAAGGCGCTTGTCCACCGGCCCCATATTCTCGTACTCGACGAGCCCACGGCGGGTGTAGACGTGGAACTGCGCCAGATGCTCTGGGGCAATATCCGCCGTCTCAACGCCGAAGAGGGCACGACGATCATCCTGACCACGCATTACCTCGAGGAAGCCGAGGAGATGTGCGACGAGATCGCTATCGTCGGCGACGGCAGCGTGATCGCGCAGGACAGCACAGAGGCCCTGCTCGGGCGGCTCGACACGAAGTCCATGGTGGTGCGGGGGAAAGGCATCTCCGCCGTGCCCACGCTGCCCTCGGGGGTGCGTGGTGAGGTGAAGGAGGGGGCGCTCCATCTCTCCTGGCAGCGGAGCGCTGTGGAGGTCGCAGACATCTTCGAGGCGCTGGCCCATGCAGGCATCCGCGCCGCTGATGTAACGACCGAGGAGCCCCATCTCGAGGAAGTCTTCCTGTCACTCACGCGGAAGGGCGACTGA
- the nudC gene encoding NAD(+) diphosphatase: MRDAEAVTFGGSGLDRAAELRGVPELPPGRAIVLWRGKPALGEDGRLVRVDAAHALRRHAPAPILLGREEDGTLIEAIDISAWEPDGVDASALTGFSDPSLQRHPELPEGAFTELRMAMTKLSARDAELAATARGLFEWHRTHGFCARCGARSDMAQHGWQRLCPACGAHHFPRTDPVVIMLVLRGNSVLVGRSPGWPEGMFSLLAGFVEPGETLEAAVRREVFEETRVEIGEVGYLASQPWPFPASLMFGCIAEATSEEITIDPEEIEEARWVTREEMVEAMAGRHPEITGARKGAIAHFLIARWVADRLD; the protein is encoded by the coding sequence ATGCGCGATGCAGAAGCAGTGACATTCGGCGGGTCGGGGCTTGACCGCGCGGCCGAGCTCCGGGGCGTGCCGGAGCTGCCTCCGGGCCGCGCCATCGTGCTCTGGCGCGGCAAACCGGCGCTGGGCGAGGACGGGCGTCTCGTGCGCGTGGACGCCGCGCACGCGCTGCGCCGCCATGCCCCGGCGCCGATCCTGCTCGGGCGCGAAGAGGATGGCACGCTCATCGAGGCGATCGACATCTCCGCCTGGGAGCCTGACGGCGTCGATGCGTCCGCGCTCACCGGCTTCTCGGACCCCTCGCTCCAACGGCATCCCGAGCTGCCCGAGGGGGCCTTCACGGAGCTGCGCATGGCCATGACCAAGCTGAGCGCCCGAGACGCGGAGCTCGCGGCCACGGCGCGCGGCCTTTTCGAATGGCACCGTACTCACGGCTTCTGCGCCCGCTGTGGCGCGCGCTCGGACATGGCACAGCATGGTTGGCAGCGGCTTTGCCCGGCCTGCGGCGCGCATCATTTCCCGCGCACCGATCCCGTGGTCATCATGCTGGTGCTGCGCGGCAATTCCGTGCTCGTGGGGCGCTCGCCGGGCTGGCCCGAGGGGATGTTTTCGCTGCTGGCGGGCTTCGTGGAGCCTGGCGAGACGCTCGAGGCGGCGGTGCGCCGCGAAGTCTTCGAAGAGACACGCGTAGAGATCGGCGAGGTGGGCTACCTCGCGAGCCAGCCCTGGCCCTTTCCGGCCTCGCTCATGTTCGGCTGCATCGCCGAGGCGACCTCCGAGGAGATCACCATCGACCCGGAGGAAATCGAGGAGGCGCGCTGGGTCACTCGGGAGGAGATGGTGGAGGCCATGGCGGGCCGTCACCCGGAGATCACGGGCGCCCGCAAAGGCGCCATCGCGCACTTCCTGATCGCGCGCTGGGTGGCTGACAGGCTCGATTGA
- a CDS encoding microcin C ABC transporter permease YejB, whose product MSAYILRRLLLVIPTLFGVMLINFALVQFVPGGPVEQVLAQLEGEGDVLAGFTGNDDPIDAGAESEYAGSRGLPQEFIEELEREFGLDKPPFERFLLMMGNYIRLDFGESYFRDIEVMALVAEKLPVSISLGLWSTVLIYLVSIPMGIRKAVHDGSSFDTWTSVAIIVGYAIPGFLFAVLLIVLFAGGSYLQIFPLRGLTSDNFEELSALGKVADYFWHITLPVVASSIAGFATLTLLTKNSFLDEINKQYVITAKAKGLSEKRVLYGHVFRNAMLIVISGFPALFIGIFFGSSLIIEVLFSLDGLGRLGFEAALERDYPVIFGTLFAFGLVGLVVGILSDLMYVLVDPRIDFERRG is encoded by the coding sequence ATGTCCGCCTATATCCTCCGACGTCTGCTCCTGGTGATCCCCACGCTGTTCGGCGTGATGCTCATCAACTTCGCCCTCGTGCAATTCGTGCCCGGCGGGCCAGTGGAGCAGGTCCTCGCGCAGCTTGAGGGAGAGGGGGATGTGCTCGCGGGCTTCACCGGCAACGACGACCCGATCGATGCCGGCGCTGAGAGCGAATATGCCGGCTCTCGCGGCCTGCCGCAGGAATTCATCGAGGAGCTCGAGCGCGAATTCGGCCTCGACAAGCCGCCCTTCGAGCGCTTCCTGCTCATGATGGGCAACTACATCCGCCTCGATTTCGGGGAGAGCTACTTCCGCGATATCGAGGTCATGGCCCTCGTGGCCGAGAAGCTCCCCGTCTCGATCTCGCTCGGGCTCTGGTCCACCGTGCTGATCTACCTCGTGTCGATCCCCATGGGCATCCGCAAGGCTGTCCATGACGGCTCGAGCTTCGATACCTGGACGTCCGTCGCCATCATCGTGGGCTACGCGATCCCCGGTTTCCTCTTCGCGGTGCTTCTCATCGTGCTCTTCGCGGGGGGCTCGTATCTCCAGATCTTCCCGCTCCGAGGACTGACCTCGGACAATTTCGAGGAGCTGAGCGCGCTGGGCAAGGTGGCCGATTATTTCTGGCACATCACGCTGCCAGTCGTGGCGTCCTCCATCGCGGGCTTTGCCACGCTCACACTGCTCACGAAGAACTCCTTCCTCGACGAGATCAACAAGCAATACGTGATTACCGCCAAGGCCAAGGGCCTGTCGGAAAAGCGCGTGCTCTACGGTCACGTCTTCCGCAACGCGATGCTCATCGTTATCTCGGGCTTCCCGGCGCTCTTCATCGGGATCTTCTTCGGGTCCTCGCTCATCATCGAGGTGCTCTTCTCGCTCGACGGGCTGGGGCGCCTCGGCTTCGAGGCGGCGCTGGAACGCGACTACCCGGTTATCTTCGGCACGCTTTTCGCCTTCGGGCTCGTGGGTCTCGTCGTCGGCATCCTCAGCGATCTCATGTATGTCCTCGTGGATCCCCGCATCGACTTCGAGAGGAGGGGCTGA
- a CDS encoding extracellular solute-binding protein, with the protein MRQPPRRPRAIAKHREEVRGPWLKAGLLGLGLIAAAGLVRAEGHEEVTISHGYSFFGDLAYPDPDFSHLSYVNPDAPKGGEISIWAQGTFDSFNPYTRKGNNAALSGIGDESLLTTFADDATSTYCFLCETLEYPESQEWVIFNLRPEVTFSDGTPVTADDYVFSFNELLTNGIPSFRAAFGAFFEDVEALDTHRLKVNFNPESPIRDRIETAGIFFPMSQAWYEENETTIDATRNAPHPGTGAYVLESFDFSRQIIYARNPDYWGNDLNINRGRQNFDQIRVEYFGDSTAAFEAFKAGAYTFRTENTSRLWATGYEFPALEDGFVVREALPDGSLGRNQSFIMNLRREKFQDVRVREAVRLMFNFNWSNESLFFGLYERPSSFWEFSENQATGLPNAAERAILEPLAEEGLIDAALITEEPIIPPASGARQFDRRNAGAAQALLDEAGWMVNPSTGLREKDGEVLEMVFLESSPSFDRIINPYVENLRNIGIDAKLERVDPAQEQERTRVYDFDITTMGWSLGYEPSTGLRQWFAGELKNESSRNLAGVDDPAVDRIIELVVAAETTEELQTAVRALDRVLRSIRFNVPQWQNTEHWVAYWDQYGRPDPLPPLALGQLDFWWYDAEKAQALRDAGAL; encoded by the coding sequence ATGCGCCAGCCGCCCCGCCGCCCCAGAGCCATTGCCAAACACCGGGAAGAGGTCCGTGGGCCATGGCTGAAAGCGGGGCTTCTGGGGCTGGGTCTCATCGCTGCGGCCGGGCTCGTGCGCGCCGAGGGCCATGAGGAGGTCACGATCTCCCATGGCTACAGCTTCTTCGGGGATCTGGCCTATCCCGACCCCGATTTCTCGCATCTGAGCTACGTCAATCCCGATGCGCCCAAGGGTGGCGAGATCAGCATCTGGGCTCAAGGCACCTTCGACAGCTTCAATCCCTACACGCGCAAGGGCAACAACGCGGCCCTGTCCGGGATCGGCGACGAAAGCTTGCTGACCACCTTCGCCGATGATGCCACCTCCACCTACTGCTTCCTCTGCGAGACGCTCGAATACCCGGAGAGCCAGGAGTGGGTGATCTTCAACCTTCGACCGGAAGTGACGTTCTCGGACGGCACGCCAGTGACGGCCGATGACTACGTGTTTTCGTTCAACGAGCTTCTGACGAACGGCATCCCCTCGTTCCGCGCGGCCTTCGGCGCGTTCTTCGAGGACGTCGAGGCGCTCGATACCCACCGGCTCAAGGTCAACTTCAACCCCGAGAGCCCCATCCGCGACCGTATCGAGACGGCGGGCATCTTCTTTCCCATGTCCCAGGCCTGGTACGAAGAGAACGAGACCACCATCGATGCCACGCGCAACGCGCCGCATCCGGGCACTGGCGCCTACGTGCTCGAAAGCTTCGATTTCTCCCGCCAGATCATCTACGCGCGGAACCCGGATTACTGGGGCAACGATCTCAACATCAACCGCGGGCGGCAGAACTTCGACCAGATCCGCGTGGAGTATTTCGGGGATTCGACCGCGGCCTTCGAGGCCTTCAAGGCCGGCGCCTATACCTTCCGGACGGAGAATACCTCCCGTCTCTGGGCCACGGGCTACGAGTTTCCGGCCCTCGAGGACGGCTTCGTCGTGCGCGAGGCGCTGCCCGACGGCTCTCTCGGCCGCAACCAGTCCTTCATCATGAACCTGCGCCGCGAGAAATTTCAGGATGTGCGTGTGCGCGAGGCCGTGCGCCTCATGTTCAACTTCAACTGGTCCAACGAGTCGCTCTTCTTCGGCCTCTACGAGCGCCCGTCGAGCTTCTGGGAATTCTCCGAGAACCAGGCCACCGGTCTGCCCAACGCGGCCGAGCGTGCGATCCTCGAGCCCCTCGCCGAGGAGGGCCTGATCGACGCCGCCCTCATCACAGAGGAGCCCATCATTCCGCCGGCGTCCGGCGCGCGCCAGTTCGACCGCAGGAATGCCGGCGCGGCCCAGGCGCTTCTCGACGAGGCCGGCTGGATGGTGAACCCCTCCACCGGGCTCCGCGAGAAGGATGGCGAGGTCCTCGAGATGGTCTTCCTCGAGAGCTCGCCCAGCTTCGACCGCATCATCAACCCCTACGTCGAGAACCTCCGCAATATCGGCATCGACGCCAAGCTCGAGCGCGTCGACCCCGCCCAGGAGCAGGAGCGCACGCGGGTCTATGATTTCGACATCACGACCATGGGCTGGTCACTGGGTTACGAGCCCTCTACGGGCCTGCGCCAGTGGTTCGCTGGCGAGCTGAAAAACGAAAGCTCCCGCAACCTCGCGGGCGTCGACGATCCTGCCGTGGACCGCATCATCGAACTCGTGGTGGCCGCCGAGACGACCGAGGAACTCCAGACCGCCGTGCGCGCCCTCGACCGCGTCCTGCGCTCCATCAGGTTCAACGTGCCGCAATGGCAGAACACCGAGCACTGGGTCGCCTATTGGGATCAGTACGGCCGCCCGGATCCGCTTCCGCCGCTGGCCCTCGGACAGCTCGATTTCTGGTGGTACGACGCCGAGAAGGCGCAAGCCCTCCGCGACGCCGGCGCGCTCTAG
- a CDS encoding cytochrome c family protein has product MLDTMTMTKATAALCGSLLVFLLGAWAAEEIFHMGGHGHHHEQAYSIEVPESGEGEVVEEGPSVAEMLASADAAKGEKVFNKCRACHQLAAGENGTGPHLYAVVGRDIAVVDGFGYSGNLTQNGTVWTAENLWAFLENPKGFAPGTSMSFSGLPKPADRANLIAYLETIGG; this is encoded by the coding sequence ATGCTCGACACGATGACCATGACCAAGGCGACGGCTGCCCTGTGCGGATCGCTCCTTGTCTTTCTCCTGGGCGCCTGGGCGGCGGAGGAGATCTTTCACATGGGTGGGCATGGCCATCACCACGAACAGGCCTACTCGATCGAGGTGCCTGAAAGCGGTGAGGGCGAGGTCGTAGAAGAAGGCCCGTCGGTCGCGGAAATGCTCGCCTCCGCCGATGCGGCCAAGGGTGAGAAGGTCTTCAACAAGTGCCGCGCCTGCCACCAGCTCGCCGCCGGCGAGAACGGCACGGGCCCGCATCTTTATGCCGTGGTGGGCCGCGATATCGCCGTGGTGGACGGCTTCGGCTATTCCGGCAACCTGACCCAGAACGGCACGGTCTGGACCGCTGAAAACCTCTGGGCCTTCCTGGAGAACCCGAAGGGCTTCGCGCCGGGCACGTCCATGAGCTTCTCCGGGCTTCCGAAGCCTGCGGATCGGGCCAATCTGATCGCCTACCTTGAGACCATCGGCGGCTAA
- a CDS encoding DUF202 domain-containing protein, with protein MADSENKTILAEERTDWAEDRTVLAMERTFNSSNGFGLGAVGVALGLRAVFSATEPTWAAKAVASLFLTLALFVFVVAWRQACKTRESFSTQDAAAHGRRSFTAITSLLVLATLATGAVLWSL; from the coding sequence ATGGCGGATAGCGAAAACAAGACCATCCTCGCCGAGGAGCGCACCGATTGGGCCGAGGATCGCACCGTTCTCGCCATGGAACGCACCTTCAACAGCTCCAACGGGTTCGGCCTCGGCGCGGTGGGCGTCGCGCTCGGCCTGCGCGCGGTCTTCTCGGCCACGGAGCCCACCTGGGCCGCCAAGGCCGTCGCGAGCCTCTTTCTCACGCTCGCGCTCTTCGTCTTCGTTGTCGCCTGGCGGCAGGCCTGCAAGACCCGCGAGAGCTTCTCCACGCAGGACGCCGCCGCCCATGGCCGACGCTCCTTCACGGCGATCACGTCGCTTCTCGTCCTCGCGACGCTGGCAACAGGCGCCGTTCTCTGGAGCCTCTAG
- a CDS encoding prephenate dehydratase, translated as MVAAPDKHIAFQGELGAYGHQACLTVRPGHTPLPCATFEDVIEAVKSGAAQLAIVPVENSTYGRVADIHRLLPESGLHIIAETFVRVEISLLGVPGASIADVREAHGHLVILPQCSDFLKANGIAPRIASDNARAAMEVAERGDPAQAALASSLAGEIYGLAPLAERIENDANNTTRFLLMAPYADMTRRAERMITTFVFQVRNIPAALYKAMGGFATAGVNMTKLESYMVGGHFTATQFYADVEGHPGDDNVKLALEELGFFTDMLEVLGTYPADPRRDR; from the coding sequence ATGGTTGCCGCGCCCGATAAACACATCGCCTTCCAGGGGGAACTCGGGGCCTACGGGCACCAGGCCTGCCTGACCGTCCGGCCCGGTCACACCCCCCTGCCCTGCGCCACGTTCGAGGATGTCATCGAGGCGGTGAAATCCGGCGCGGCTCAGCTCGCCATCGTGCCGGTGGAGAACTCCACCTATGGCCGCGTGGCCGATATCCACCGGCTCCTGCCCGAGAGCGGGCTCCACATCATCGCCGAGACCTTCGTGCGGGTGGAGATCAGCCTACTCGGCGTGCCGGGCGCGTCCATTGCAGACGTGCGGGAGGCCCACGGGCATCTTGTCATCCTGCCGCAATGCTCGGACTTCCTGAAGGCCAACGGGATCGCGCCGCGCATCGCCTCCGACAATGCCCGCGCGGCCATGGAGGTGGCCGAGCGCGGCGACCCCGCGCAGGCCGCGCTCGCCTCGTCGCTCGCGGGAGAGATCTACGGCCTCGCACCCCTGGCCGAGCGGATCGAGAACGACGCCAACAACACCACGCGGTTCCTCCTCATGGCGCCCTATGCCGACATGACCCGGCGCGCCGAACGGATGATCACCACCTTCGTCTTCCAGGTCCGCAATATCCCCGCCGCTCTCTACAAGGCCATGGGCGGCTTCGCCACGGCGGGCGTGAACATGACGAAGCTCGAAAGCTACATGGTGGGCGGGCATTTCACGGCGACGCAATTCTACGCCGACGTGGAGGGACATCCGGGCGATGACAACGTCAAGCTCGCGCTGGAGGAGCTCGGCTTCTTCACCGACATGCTCGAAGTCCTGGGCACCTATCCCGCCGATCCCCGCCGGGATCGCTAG
- the polA gene encoding DNA polymerase I yields MAFGKGHHLHLIDGSAFIFRAFHALPPLTRKSDGLPVGAVQGFCDMLRRYIAANTGADAPTHCAVVFDKGSHTFRNDMYDQYKANRDEMPEDLRPQIPLTREATVAFNIACLEQEGYEADDIIATLAVKARDAGGRVTIISSDKDLMQLVGGGVEMLDAMKNKRIDREGVEEKFGVGPERVVDVQALAGDSVDNVPGAPGIGIKTAALLINEFGSLEELLDRAEEIKQPKRRETLIEHRAQIELSKKLVQLDCDMELDYEIDSLEVKEPEAEALMEFLARMEFRTLSRRMSEALGVEAPTIPEPATAEDETPAEQVPIDPDAYETVRDLEALEAWIAQVYERGYVAVDTETTALNEMRADLVGICLCVEPGRACYVPLTHKEGGDDLFGSDALAEGQIDFDAALEALKPMLEDAAIVKIGQNMKYDAKIFAKYGVALAPIDDTMLMSYVLNAGHHNHGMDTLAERYLGHQPIPIKTLLGSGKNMKTFDQVPIEEATRYAAEDADVTLRLWQEFKPKLHRSRVTTVYETLERPLVPVLAEMEQTGVKVDRDTLSRMSNAFSQKMAALEDEIHELAGEKFNVGSPAQLGEILFDKMSLPGGKKGKTGKYSTGADILEDLATEHDLPGRVLDWRQLSKLKSTYTDALQEHIHPDTGRVHTSYSIAGANTGRLASTDPNLQNIPIRTEEGRRIREAFVAEDGKTLVALDYSQIELRILAHIADIPALKKAFEEGIDIHAMTASEMFDVPLDEMTPEVRRQAKAINFGVIYGISGFGLARNLRIPRDEAQGFIDRYFERFPGIKQYMADTTAFAKEHMRVETLFGRRIHTPEINAKGPTAGFAKRAAINAPIQGTAADIIRRAMVRMPDAIEKLPAKMLLQVHDELLFEVEDGAVDDLIGVARDVMENAAMPAVKIDVPLVVDAGRGANWAEAH; encoded by the coding sequence ATGGCATTCGGCAAAGGCCACCACCTGCATCTGATCGACGGCTCCGCCTTCATCTTCCGCGCGTTCCACGCGCTGCCCCCGCTCACCCGGAAATCGGACGGGCTGCCAGTGGGCGCGGTGCAGGGCTTCTGCGACATGCTGCGCCGCTACATCGCCGCCAATACCGGCGCCGACGCGCCCACCCATTGCGCCGTCGTCTTCGACAAGGGCTCCCACACCTTTCGCAACGACATGTACGATCAGTACAAGGCCAACCGGGACGAGATGCCCGAGGACCTGCGCCCGCAGATCCCGCTCACCCGCGAGGCCACCGTGGCCTTCAACATCGCCTGTCTGGAGCAGGAGGGCTACGAGGCCGACGACATCATCGCCACGCTGGCCGTGAAGGCGCGGGACGCGGGCGGGCGTGTCACCATCATTTCGTCGGACAAGGACCTCATGCAGCTCGTGGGCGGCGGCGTCGAGATGCTCGATGCCATGAAGAACAAGCGCATCGACCGCGAAGGCGTCGAGGAGAAGTTCGGCGTGGGGCCCGAGCGCGTCGTGGACGTGCAGGCCCTGGCGGGCGATAGCGTCGACAACGTGCCCGGCGCGCCGGGGATCGGGATCAAGACCGCGGCCCTCCTCATCAACGAGTTCGGCTCGCTCGAGGAGCTTCTCGACCGCGCCGAGGAGATCAAGCAGCCCAAGCGCCGCGAGACGCTGATCGAGCACCGCGCGCAGATCGAGCTCTCGAAAAAGCTCGTGCAGCTCGATTGCGACATGGAGCTCGACTACGAGATCGACAGTCTCGAGGTGAAGGAGCCCGAAGCCGAGGCACTCATGGAGTTCCTCGCGCGCATGGAGTTCCGCACGCTCTCACGCCGCATGTCCGAGGCGCTGGGCGTGGAGGCCCCCACGATCCCCGAGCCCGCGACGGCCGAGGATGAGACCCCCGCCGAGCAGGTCCCCATCGACCCCGACGCCTACGAGACCGTGCGTGACTTGGAAGCGCTGGAGGCCTGGATCGCGCAGGTCTACGAGCGGGGCTATGTGGCGGTGGATACAGAGACGACGGCCTTGAATGAGATGCGTGCGGATCTCGTGGGCATCTGCCTCTGCGTGGAGCCGGGCCGCGCCTGTTACGTGCCGCTTACGCACAAGGAGGGCGGGGACGATCTCTTTGGCAGCGACGCGCTGGCCGAGGGGCAGATTGATTTCGACGCGGCGCTCGAGGCGCTCAAGCCCATGCTCGAGGACGCCGCCATCGTGAAGATCGGGCAGAACATGAAGTACGACGCGAAGATCTTCGCAAAGTACGGCGTCGCGCTTGCGCCCATCGATGACACGATGCTGATGAGCTACGTGCTTAATGCCGGACACCACAATCATGGGATGGACACGCTCGCCGAGCGCTACCTCGGGCACCAGCCGATCCCGATCAAGACGCTGCTGGGTTCCGGCAAGAACATGAAGACCTTCGATCAGGTGCCCATCGAGGAGGCCACGCGCTATGCCGCCGAGGACGCCGACGTCACGCTGCGCCTCTGGCAGGAGTTCAAGCCGAAGCTGCACCGCAGCCGCGTCACAACCGTCTACGAAACGCTGGAGCGCCCGCTCGTTCCGGTGCTGGCGGAGATGGAGCAGACGGGCGTGAAAGTGGACCGCGACACGCTGAGCCGAATGTCGAACGCGTTCAGCCAGAAGATGGCCGCGCTCGAGGACGAGATCCACGAGCTCGCAGGTGAGAAATTCAACGTGGGCTCCCCCGCGCAGCTGGGCGAAATCCTCTTCGACAAGATGAGCCTGCCGGGTGGCAAGAAGGGCAAGACCGGGAAGTATTCCACTGGCGCGGATATCCTCGAGGACCTCGCCACCGAACATGACCTGCCAGGCCGCGTGCTCGACTGGCGGCAGCTCTCGAAGCTGAAATCGACCTACACCGACGCGCTCCAGGAGCACATCCACCCCGATACGGGCCGCGTGCACACGTCCTATTCCATCGCGGGCGCCAATACCGGGCGGCTCGCTTCCACCGATCCCAACCTGCAGAACATCCCGATCCGCACGGAGGAGGGCCGCAGGATCCGCGAGGCCTTCGTCGCCGAGGACGGCAAGACGCTGGTGGCGCTCGACTATTCCCAGATTGAGCTCCGCATCCTCGCCCATATCGCGGATATCCCGGCCCTGAAGAAAGCGTTCGAGGAAGGCATCGATATCCACGCCATGACGGCCTCCGAGATGTTCGACGTGCCCCTCGACGAGATGACGCCGGAGGTGCGCAGGCAGGCCAAGGCGATCAATTTCGGGGTGATCTACGGCATCTCGGGCTTCGGCCTCGCGCGGAACCTGCGCATTCCGCGGGACGAGGCCCAGGGCTTCATCGACCGCTATTTCGAGCGCTTCCCGGGCATCAAGCAGTACATGGCCGACACGACGGCCTTCGCGAAGGAGCACATGCGGGTCGAGACGCTTTTCGGCCGCCGCATCCACACGCCCGAGATCAACGCCAAGGGGCCCACGGCGGGCTTTGCCAAGCGCGCCGCGATCAATGCGCCGATCCAGGGCACGGCCGCAGACATCATCCGCCGCGCCATGGTCCGCATGCCCGACGCCATCGAAAAGCTGCCCGCGAAGATGCTGCTCCAGGTCCACGACGAACTGCTCTTCGAGGTGGAGGACGGCGCGGTGGACGATCTGATCGGTGTGGCGCGCGATGTGATGGAGAACGCCGCCATGCCCGCGGTGAAGATCGACGTGCCGCTGGTCGTCGATGCCGGGCGGGGCGCGAACTGGGCCGAGGCGCATTGA
- a CDS encoding SRPBCC family protein, translating to MKLSSREDVALPIAAMFRAVSDFEVFERRVLRRGADISRTDPESGPGKGSTWEARFQFRGRERDLTARVTEFDAPSLIGVTSISGGLKGDFTVSLVALTPRKTRMIVGLDLTPNNLSARLFVQSLKLAKSTISKRFETAVADYARGLERSHAEAEARAALS from the coding sequence ATGAAACTTTCGAGCAGAGAGGACGTGGCCCTCCCCATCGCCGCGATGTTTCGCGCGGTGAGCGATTTCGAGGTCTTCGAGCGACGGGTGCTCCGGCGCGGCGCCGACATTTCCCGCACCGATCCCGAAAGCGGCCCCGGCAAGGGCTCCACCTGGGAGGCGCGATTCCAGTTTCGCGGCCGCGAGCGCGACCTCACCGCCCGGGTCACCGAGTTCGACGCGCCGAGCCTGATCGGCGTCACCTCCATCTCCGGCGGATTGAAGGGTGATTTTACGGTCTCGCTCGTGGCGCTCACCCCGCGAAAGACGCGCATGATCGTGGGGCTCGATCTCACGCCCAACAACCTTTCTGCGCGGCTCTTCGTACAGTCGCTCAAGCTGGCGAAATCCACGATTTCCAAACGGTTCGAGACGGCCGTGGCCGATTACGCCCGCGGGCTCGAACGGAGCCACGCCGAGGCGGAGGCGCGCGCCGCGCTCTCCTAG